The Rhipicephalus sanguineus isolate Rsan-2018 chromosome 4, BIME_Rsan_1.4, whole genome shotgun sequence DNA window GCCCTTCACATAGCATATCCCTTGACATTGCATACGTTGACATATTCACTTCTATTGGAAAtaagaggaggaataaactttaaaAAAGAGCCGGCGTTTAAAAAAGAGCCGGCGACCGATTCGAGTCGACCAAGGTGGACGGCGTCCTAGCCCAGGAAGCCGTGGGCCTGAGCTGACAGCTGGGCCCTGTTCACCAAACGTCGCTGGTCTTCAAGGCTCGGAAGGGAAAATGTCCCTACGTGTTCCACCACcttgctacagtgtactagaataatcttGCCCCATATCATGCATGGCATGGATAGTGTGGCAAAGCGGTAGGTGTGAGAATGCGGAAGCGCGTGCTCATTGGAAGAGATCGAAAGCTGGCGGATCAGCACCAATTGGAACTGCTGCTGTAGAGCCATATCCAATCAGCGCGTGCTGATATGAACAAGTACACTCTGTAGGCTCTTACAATTAAGACCACATACCTGAGGGCAAAGAcggatccaggtgcctactttggggggggggggggggggaagagagaaGTAGAGAGTGGGGAAAAGATCTTCCTTCCCCCTTTTTTTGGGCATTGGTAGCCGAAGCAACCTGACGAGCTAATAATGGGGAAGTGCTAATTGTGGAGAGCTAATTGAGGTGGAGGACAGGCACTGAATGGGgaggggggcgatcgccccctaCCGCCTTCCTTCTGGATACGCCACTGCCCGAAGGATGCACCGGGCCCAGAGCATTGCTCAGGCCAGCAGTGCTCTTTACATCACATTTGCAGTGCGCCGCTAAGAGTGCTTTGAAAAGTATCTAGGAGGGTCAACTCCCCTCGAATTTTCTACATTCTCTCTGGATGTATATATgtaacactggcgtagccaggggggggggggggtgttagggGTTCACGCACCCCccgccccgaaaattttcagttttgcatgtatacaaacacacacatacaaacgcacgtacgaacatacataaagtatgaatcaacacccctccccccccgaaaaattctGGTTGCAACATACACCCCGCACCTTTGAAATTTTCAAACAGCTGTTGTGTCCTAGGTCTgacagcagtagcgtagccagaaatttttccggtggggggtggagggggttcagtcatactttatgtacgttcgtgcgtgcgttttatgtGTGCCTGCATATATCCACATGCACAAGTGAAAATTTGCGGaggggtttaaccccccccccccccccccccccggctacgctgCACTGTCTGACAGTATCAAAGGCCGCCATATTCTATAGTCACCGTAACTGGAAGTCGAAAATACAGGAGAGCTCCAAAGCGCGTAGTATATATCCCCGGCCACTGCCACCGTGTCCCCGGCTTTCGAGATTTGAAGCGAGAATCTGAAACTGTATCAACTGTCCTCGCCTTTCGTGTTTTTAGAGACCTCTCCTTGCTATGTTCGCCACCAAGGCAAAAAATACTCACGCGCACTCCCCGTTCCAAAGGCGTAGATTTTATTTCGGGTGGGATCCGACCCCTTTTTGTGCATGTCTGCGTGCGCGCGTATATGTATACAcatatgcatgcaaactgcaaAAGCGTCGGggagtttggggggggggggggtggaacatCCCCAACCCCCTTTTCTGAAGTGTCATCCCTAGATCGAGTGTGCCGTCTGCGGTGTGAGTAAGACATTTATTTTCATTTAATGTTGTCTGGGGCGCTGCGCTCATATAGGGTGGCCAAGTGAAATTCACAGCGTTCGAAAAAGAACGCTGCCAGCGTGCGAGCGCGTTCGGCGTTTGTGCCGGCCAGCGCACGGTCGCGCTGGAACGCGGGGAGCTCGCGCTGACCAGCATTCCAGTGCGTTGATCGCTGCGCTCGGTCACGTGGCGTTATACTTCCGTCGCGAGCACGAGCCGCTCGACGCACCAGGAGTTTTTGTCTTCAACCCCCTTTTCTGCACCGACCGATAACTTTCGACTCTTTCGACTATTTCGAAAAATGCTCCACATCCTCGGAAATCTGAAGAAGCTCTTCAAGGTTCGGAAGGTGCACACCGACGGCAATGTCTTCCGCCTTCACACCGTCGTCACGGTCGCCTTCTTAATGGCCTTCGGCACGATCCTCACCACGAGGGAGTACGTGGGGACGCCCATCGACTGCCACTGTCCGACTGTTCCGAAGAGCGTGGTCGACTCGTTTTGCTGGGTCGAGTCCACCTTCAGCTTTCGCCCCCTCTTCAACGCGTCTTACAACGCGAGCGTCGTCTACCCAGGCGCCGGTCACAAGCCTCCCAGAAGGGGACTCGGAGACCGCAAGTACCACACGTACTACCAGTGGATCTGCTTCCTCATGTTCGCCCAGGCGCTGTGCTTCTACGCACCCCGCTGGCTGTGGAAGGCCTGGGAAGGCGGCAAGGTTTCCGCCATCGTCGCCGCACTCGACATACGTTCCGCCATGACGCAGAACAGCGCCGAACTTCGGTCCCAGATGGTGGACTTCCTGGTGCTCAACATGAGCCACAATCGCTGCTTTCTGGTCAAGTACCTCCTGTGCGAACTTCTCAGTGTCGCCAACGTCATAGCCCAGGCGGCCTTCACCGACTACGTTCTGGGAGGAGGGTTCCTGACCTACGGCTGGGACCTAGTTCGCTGGCATCGCGGCGAGGACCACCGGGAGTTCGTGAGTCCGGCCGTGATAGCGTTCCCGCGCATCGCCATGTGTACTTTCCTCAAGTACGGCCAGTCCGGGTCGATCGAGAACCTCGAGGCCATATGCGTTCTCCCGCTCAACATCATCAACGAGAAAGTCTTCGCATTCCTGTGGTTCTGGTACGCGACCATGCTGTTCGCTGGCGTGTTGGCAGTGTCCTACCGCGCGTTGCTGTTGGTGAACGTGCCGCTCAGGCGTCGACTTCTCAGCTGGCGTTATCCGGACAGTCGGCGCATCGCGGCCCTCGTCTCAGCCATTTCAGCCGGCGACGTCTTCCTGCTAAGCCTGGTGGGACAGAACGTAGACTCGCTCGTCTTCAGCCAGCTGGTGGCGGAACTGTCACGCAGGTTGATCAACACGATCAACGTGCCGCCCGTCGTGATGCCGTCCGCTCCACTGCCGCATTGAAGACGGAAATCCAACaaatgcttgtttgtttgtctgaTTATCATCGCGGCCGTGTGGTTGTACCATGGGAGTGCGTCTCTCTCATTGTTTGTTCTGGTGTGATTTCCCGTTTCATGTTATTTTCAGTTCCAGTTGTAAACCTTTCATACCACCGTTTTTTCACGTGTTCATGTTGGTAGCTGTGCGAGGCAGCGGGTGTCTCATCGACATTTTCCGCCGATGAGAGTTGGCGTCGCGATTCCGGCTCGCCAtcacgggggaaaaaagaaaaaaaaagaatgtcgcgGAAGAACGTAGAGAGGAGACGGAGACTACAGAGACGCCAGGTCCGATCGGATTTCTCGCTCCAGCCACCAGGCAGCCCTCAGTGAGGGCTGCCAGAGGCACCGTTTTTAGCCAGTTAGTGATGGCTCCCGTCGCTTAGGCAGTGTTTCGTGCCGACGGCCCCACAGAAAACCAATGCGTTGCCACTACACTGCAGGTGCACGTGACAAGTGCGcagggaagcccccccccccccttaatcatGTAAAGGGCGCGCCAATTCTGCCCCGTGATTTTACTTAGTCGTATCTTTCACGTAATTtcttaatgcgcagggttatgatTACGCATAtttttttacgataatggcgacctgatgttgcattcagagAACTGTTTACTTACGACCTTTACTGCCTTTACCCCCGGAACGCCGGGACTAGTGGCAGGCTAttgtgagaaacacgtcatcgcttaatttttatttttgcatccactgcggaACTCGTTTCGCTCcggcatagcctccgagattcgccggcggcgcgccgccggctaatctcggaggccatggtttcgGACTCGATCAAcaaggcggggggtggggggacgCTGTGGTGAAACTTGCCCCCTCACCCCACCTAATGGAAAACCCTGTGCACGCATATGCACGTCAGCATGATGACCGACGCGCTTCGATTCGGCAACTTTTTCCGGCGCAAACGTAATGGAGGAGCTTTATAAAGTTATACTAATCAAGgctgtacagccgcccaaatctttaactacaGCGTGCGCAGTAGGGACATTTCTATCTGTCGGCGCCATACGATGGAACGAAGTTGCAAAAATTTTTGCGGGCATGCGCTTGGCCTCACCATTTTTTAAACTTAATTCAGTCAACTGGCGAAGACGGACAGAAAAAACTGCCCGTCGCGCGCACTAGTTAAATATTTGGGCGACTGTACTTCTCGTCATCTAGCTAAAGTGAGTAAAGTTGCTTCACATGCGGCGTTACTTTCACGGTATAGTCGCGCTTGCAATAGTGGATGAGAGTAAACGTATGGCTGAAAGCGTTTGGCAGGCTATAGCAGCCATATCTGTCGGCACTtccgtgggcgccgccatgtttcaTCACGTGGTGACGCGGGCTGCCTGACACCAGCGCGGCGACTAGAGCCGCGATTTCGGTGTATGCCACCCACAGTGAAGGCGTGAACAGCGCGAAAGATCAGTCAAAACTGTA harbors:
- the LOC119389269 gene encoding innexin shaking-B, with the translated sequence MLHILGNLKKLFKVRKVHTDGNVFRLHTVVTVAFLMAFGTILTTREYVGTPIDCHCPTVPKSVVDSFCWVESTFSFRPLFNASYNASVVYPGAGHKPPRRGLGDRKYHTYYQWICFLMFAQALCFYAPRWLWKAWEGGKVSAIVAALDIRSAMTQNSAELRSQMVDFLVLNMSHNRCFLVKYLLCELLSVANVIAQAAFTDYVLGGGFLTYGWDLVRWHRGEDHREFVSPAVIAFPRIAMCTFLKYGQSGSIENLEAICVLPLNIINEKVFAFLWFWYATMLFAGVLAVSYRALLLVNVPLRRRLLSWRYPDSRRIAALVSAISAGDVFLLSLVGQNVDSLVFSQLVAELSRRLINTINVPPVVMPSAPLPH